The Streptomyces sp. NBC_01317 genomic interval GGGCGTCCGCGAACGGACCGCGACGACCCGTACCGTGACAACACCCACGAGGGTGGTGATCTCGCGTGGGGTACGGCCGAGGGCGTCGGCGACTCCCGGCGAGGCGACCACCGGCAGGGCCCCGCCCCCGGACGGGCCGGGCGTTGTGTCCGTACCCAGCACGCCCGCGGGGAAGCCGCCCAGGTCCGTGTCGCGCGCCAGCCCCGCGTACGGCTCCGGATCCACGCCGACCAGGGTCGCGTGGACGGGGCTCGAACTGCCGGGCCGCGCCCCCACGTTCACCTGGTGCTCCGTGCGTACGGCGGTCACCGACCGCACTCCGGGGACTTCCCGGACCGCACGCTCCGTACGGGCCGGCACCACGAGTGTGGCGTTGGGTGAGGAGATCCGCGCGTCGGCGCGGACGGCGAGCAGGGCCGCCCGGTCCCGGGCGTCCGCCGTGCCCGAGAGGACCGCCTGTCCGAAGGCGGCGGTGCTGAGCGCGACGACGAGGACGAGCAGGGTCAGCGTCCCCGTAGCCGGGGCACGGCCGGCGCGGGCCAGGGACAGGAATCCGACCGCGCCGCGCAGGCGTTTCGCCGGGCGCGCTGCCAGGCGCAGCGGCAGCGGGTACAGCCGGACGAGTACCGTCGCCGTGATCAGCCCGATCAGCACGGGCGCGGCGCTGACGAGGTGGTCGCCGGAGTCGGTCGTACCGCGCTGCCGCAGCGCCGTCACCGCGCCAACGGCCAGGACCAGCAGGGTCAGTTCGGCGACGGTACGGCGCCGGCTCGGCCGGCCGCGCACGAGGTCGTCGCGCTCCCCGTACACCTGCGGGGTGCGGTGGGTCAGCACCGCGCGGAGCGGGAGCGTGGCGCAGGCCACCACGGCGACCGCCGTCGTCGCGAGCACGGCCGGGCCCGTCCGGCCGCCGGGCACGAGGAGGACGGCCACCAGCAGGCCGAGCGCGGCGGCGGGCAGGGTGACCACGGCCGTCTCCGCCAGCAGCCGGCCGCCGATGCCCTTCAGCGAGCCGCCCCGGGCCCGTACCAGCACCAGTTCGGTGTGACGGCGGCTCGCGGACAGGCCGCCGGCCAGCACCAGGACCACCCCGGCGACCGTACCGATCCCGACGGCCGCGACGGCCACCACGGGGGTGATCGCCGAGCGCAGCGACTCGTACGAGTGGAGGATGTCGTCCAGGTCGGTGTCCAGGGACGCGTTGGTCCCGGCGGCCGACCTCAGGCGCGACAGGGCAGGTCCGTCCTGGAGCGAGGCGATGCGTTCCGACAGTGCGCCGACCTGCGGTCCGGTGAGGCGGCTCGTGTCCGGTGCGACACGCCAGTAGCGCTCGGGCTCACCCGCCGTACCCAGCAGGGCCGGGGCCGCCTCGGGGGCGAGCAACAGCGCCGCCTCCCAGAAGAATTGCGGTGGTTTGGCGCCCGTGCTGCTGAGGTGCGGCGTCCGCAGCAGACTGTCCGCCGTCCAGTAGCTCCCCGACGGCCGGACCGGGTCGACGATGCCGGTGATCCGGACGGTGAGGGTCGGGCTGCCCGCCCTGCCGACGTGCAGCACCGTGCCGACGGAGAGACGCAGTGTGGTCGCCGTGGCCGACGACACCGCCGCCTCCACGTCGGTCGTCGCCGCCGTCACCCGCCCGACGGCGGTGGGAAGTTGGCCACGGCGCACGGTGGAGTGGCCGGCCAGACCGGCCTGTGCGGCCAGGGCGAACTGCGGGGGCAGTCCGTCGTGGCGCGGCAGCCAGGGGTCACTCCCGATCAGGGTCCTGCCGGTCCTTACCCCACGGGCGGACTCGCCCGTGTCCGCGCGGAGCGGATCGGAGAGCAGACCTGAGACCTCTCGCTGTACGGCGTCCACCCCGCTCGGCCGCAGCTTCTCCTCCCGTACGGACAGGGGGAGTTGGAAGGAACGCTCGGGCGAGCGGAAGTCCAGTACCCGGCGCTCGGGCGACGCCTCGGCGACGGCGTCGCGCAGCCCCCGCGTCTCGTAGGTGTCCACGGTGCGGGGGAAGGCGGCGGCGAGGAACGCGG includes:
- a CDS encoding FtsX-like permease family protein, giving the protein MTGRPRDKQRERDEKYQEKHRDGRRERPVAPWVRTRLRTAPGTALVLGLLVVLTAFLAAAFPRTVDTYETRGLRDAVAEASPERRVLDFRSPERSFQLPLSVREEKLRPSGVDAVQREVSGLLSDPLRADTGESARGVRTGRTLIGSDPWLPRHDGLPPQFALAAQAGLAGHSTVRRGQLPTAVGRVTAATTDVEAAVSSATATTLRLSVGTVLHVGRAGSPTLTVRITGIVDPVRPSGSYWTADSLLRTPHLSSTGAKPPQFFWEAALLLAPEAAPALLGTAGEPERYWRVAPDTSRLTGPQVGALSERIASLQDGPALSRLRSAAGTNASLDTDLDDILHSYESLRSAITPVVAVAAVGIGTVAGVVLVLAGGLSASRRHTELVLVRARGGSLKGIGGRLLAETAVVTLPAAALGLLVAVLLVPGGRTGPAVLATTAVAVVACATLPLRAVLTHRTPQVYGERDDLVRGRPSRRRTVAELTLLVLAVGAVTALRQRGTTDSGDHLVSAAPVLIGLITATVLVRLYPLPLRLAARPAKRLRGAVGFLSLARAGRAPATGTLTLLVLVVALSTAAFGQAVLSGTADARDRAALLAVRADARISSPNATLVVPARTERAVREVPGVRSVTAVRTEHQVNVGARPGSSSPVHATLVGVDPEPYAGLARDTDLGGFPAGVLGTDTTPGPSGGGALPVVASPGVADALGRTPREITTLVGVVTVRVVAVRSRTPATASSEFLLVDRAGLPQRAATTLLVSGGGADGTALDGTALRAAVRASGAEHSVQLRGEIRARLVDSPLQTGAKVIYHASILAGGCYLVVALLLSLVHTTPERVSLLALLRTLGLTSRQGRRLLALEALPQAVLAAVGGALAGWATILLIAPGVDVTQLALAAAPGLATGLTAAGGAALRPEPWSLTLSALAVVVLTGTVAAVQARWAARHGSADRLRTGDAR